One stretch of Amycolatopsis sp. NBC_00345 DNA includes these proteins:
- a CDS encoding class F sortase, which translates to MRVRALLVGAFLAVAVAALLIVAFLQAPSPTDGVQPVLATGGPPTSVTAPTPSATRLPVAKVQTPSEPAALEIPAIGVRVDHLVELGLTSDGALEVPKDALTAGWFTGGPAPGQVGPAVVAAHVDYRKVPGVFFRLKDMRSGEQVVVNREDRTSAVFTVYRVDRYPKSQFPTDRVYGDTPTPELRLITCGGDFDHSTGNYRDNVVVYARLAQAYLTTS; encoded by the coding sequence ATGCGGGTCCGCGCGCTCCTGGTGGGCGCCTTCCTCGCCGTGGCGGTGGCGGCGCTGCTGATCGTCGCGTTCCTCCAGGCGCCGTCCCCGACGGACGGTGTGCAGCCGGTCCTCGCGACGGGCGGGCCGCCGACGTCCGTGACCGCGCCGACGCCGTCGGCCACGCGGCTGCCGGTCGCGAAAGTGCAGACGCCGTCGGAACCGGCGGCGCTCGAGATCCCGGCGATCGGCGTGCGCGTCGACCATCTCGTCGAGCTGGGCCTGACCTCCGACGGCGCCCTCGAGGTGCCGAAGGACGCGCTGACCGCCGGCTGGTTCACCGGCGGCCCCGCGCCCGGCCAGGTCGGCCCCGCGGTGGTGGCGGCGCACGTCGACTACCGCAAGGTGCCCGGGGTTTTCTTCCGCCTCAAGGACATGCGCTCCGGCGAGCAGGTCGTGGTCAACCGCGAGGACCGCACGAGCGCCGTGTTCACCGTGTACCGCGTCGACCGCTACCCGAAGTCGCAGTTCCCGACCGACCGCGTCTACGGCGACACCCCGACCCCCGAACTGCGCCTGATCACCTGCGGCGGCGACTTCGACCACTCGACCGGGAACTACCGCGACAATGTCGTGGTTTACGCGCGGCTCGCGCAGGCTTATCTCACTACCTCGTGA
- a CDS encoding excalibur calcium-binding domain-containing protein has protein sequence MAAVVAGLTLIAPVQVAFAQVGDKNCSDFDYQEDAQAVLDQDKSDPNGLDSDHDGVACESLPHRPAQSTTPTSSQNPSQGGTSTSVTIPETSTTTSTRAPVETAPQVKVKPVGGVATGGGEPDEGDGGFLIGAGVLLAASASGAMVLYLRRRPS, from the coding sequence ATGGCTGCCGTCGTCGCCGGGCTCACTTTGATCGCGCCGGTCCAGGTGGCATTCGCGCAGGTGGGAGACAAGAACTGCAGCGACTTCGACTACCAGGAGGACGCGCAGGCCGTGCTCGACCAGGACAAGTCCGACCCGAACGGCCTGGATTCCGACCACGACGGCGTGGCGTGTGAATCGCTGCCGCACCGGCCCGCTCAGAGCACTACGCCGACGTCTTCGCAGAATCCGTCGCAGGGCGGTACCAGCACTTCGGTGACAATTCCGGAAACGTCCACGACCACTTCCACCCGGGCCCCGGTGGAGACTGCGCCTCAGGTGAAGGTGAAGCCCGTCGGCGGGGTCGCGACCGGCGGCGGAGAGCCGGACGAGGGTGACGGCGGCTTCCTCATCGGGGCCGGTGTCCTGCTCGCGGCGAGCGCATCCGGCGCGATGGTGCTGTACCTGCGCCGCCGTCCGAGCTGA
- a CDS encoding response regulator: MPIQVLLVDDHELVRRGLRDLLGDETDIEVVAEAGSVEEALAVAMHVEPDVAVVDVRLGDGDGITLCRELRSKPSPPACLMLTAFDDEEAMVGAIMAGASGYLLKQVRGQDVVNAVREVAAGRSLLDPLSTARVLDKLRHPPTDDLAALTDRERDVLELIGQGMSNREIAERLFLAEKTVKNYVTSVLAKLGMQRRTQAAAWIARRGK, from the coding sequence ATGCCGATCCAGGTGCTGCTCGTCGACGACCACGAACTGGTCCGCCGCGGCCTGCGCGACCTCCTCGGCGACGAGACCGACATCGAGGTCGTCGCCGAGGCTGGCAGCGTCGAAGAGGCGCTGGCGGTGGCGATGCACGTCGAGCCGGACGTGGCCGTGGTGGACGTCCGCCTCGGCGACGGCGACGGCATCACCCTGTGCCGCGAGCTGCGGTCCAAGCCCAGCCCGCCGGCCTGCCTCATGCTCACCGCGTTCGACGACGAGGAGGCCATGGTCGGCGCGATCATGGCGGGCGCGTCGGGTTACCTGCTCAAGCAGGTGCGGGGCCAGGACGTGGTCAACGCCGTGCGCGAGGTCGCCGCCGGCCGCTCCCTGCTCGACCCGCTCAGCACCGCCCGCGTGCTGGACAAGCTCCGCCACCCGCCCACGGACGACCTCGCCGCCCTCACCGACCGCGAGCGCGACGTGCTGGAGCTCATCGGGCAGGGCATGTCCAACCGCGAGATCGCCGAGCGCCTCTTCCTGGCCGAGAAGACGGTCAAGAACTACGTCACCTCGGTCCTCGCCAAGCTCGGCATGCAACGTCGTACCCAGGCCGCCGCCTGGATCGCCCGCCGCGGCAAGTGA
- a CDS encoding GAF domain-containing sensor histidine kinase — translation MDPTLAARALSAATEITSTALSGDDPEAVLDTVVARAAELADADLGLAMVSADDGRVVVEAAHDVSGAEDALRGLTLPADSAAGRVARGGEPVASDNFLVDPRTAPYVPDELRGYGPFAAAPFGSGGRVLGALTVYRRQGREPFSAGTVEMLAAFAAQAGVVLALAEGANARHRVTLYQERERIARELHDVIVQRLYGAGMQLDRVRRNMRKRFAQADGARLSDAIDQLDQTIEEIRGTVRALRSPEPRHDTGTPADLAESARGEVRIAGELLGYPPTLELSGEFADVPAVPADHIRAALREALSNVVRHSGASETRVSLTRDAEGVKLRVRDNGSGVPQGVATRGLRHLAERADAAGGKFFINSSPSLGTLVAFDLPLD, via the coding sequence ATGGACCCGACTCTTGCCGCGCGCGCACTGTCCGCCGCCACCGAGATCACCAGCACCGCGCTTTCCGGGGACGACCCCGAGGCGGTGCTGGACACCGTCGTGGCGCGAGCCGCCGAACTCGCGGACGCTGACCTCGGCCTTGCCATGGTCAGCGCCGATGACGGCCGCGTGGTGGTCGAGGCCGCGCACGACGTCAGCGGTGCCGAAGACGCGCTGCGCGGACTGACCCTGCCCGCCGACTCCGCCGCCGGCCGCGTCGCGCGTGGGGGCGAGCCCGTGGCCAGCGACAACTTCCTCGTCGACCCGCGGACCGCGCCGTACGTGCCCGACGAACTCCGCGGATACGGCCCGTTTGCCGCCGCGCCCTTCGGCTCCGGCGGACGCGTGCTGGGCGCGCTCACCGTGTACCGGCGGCAGGGGCGTGAACCGTTTTCCGCGGGCACCGTCGAGATGCTTGCGGCGTTCGCCGCGCAGGCGGGCGTGGTGCTCGCGCTCGCGGAGGGCGCCAACGCACGCCATCGCGTCACGCTCTACCAGGAACGTGAGCGCATCGCCCGCGAGCTGCACGACGTGATCGTGCAGCGGCTTTACGGCGCCGGCATGCAGCTCGACCGCGTCCGCCGGAACATGCGCAAGCGCTTCGCCCAGGCCGACGGCGCGCGGCTTTCGGACGCCATCGATCAGCTGGACCAGACCATCGAGGAGATCCGCGGCACCGTCCGCGCGCTCCGTTCGCCCGAGCCACGGCACGACACCGGCACACCCGCCGATCTCGCCGAGTCAGCGCGGGGCGAAGTCCGGATCGCCGGTGAGCTGCTCGGCTACCCGCCGACCCTCGAGCTCTCCGGCGAGTTCGCGGACGTCCCCGCTGTTCCCGCCGATCACATCCGCGCGGCTCTGCGCGAGGCACTGTCCAATGTGGTCAGACATTCGGGCGCGAGCGAGACGCGCGTTTCCCTCACGCGCGACGCCGAGGGTGTGAAGCTCCGCGTGCGCGACAACGGCTCCGGCGTTCCTCAGGGCGTCGCCACCCGAGGTCTGCGACACCTCGCCGAGCGCGCCGACGCAGCGGGCGGGAAGTTCTTCATCAACTCCTCGCCGAGCCTGGGCACACTCGTCGCCTTTGATCTTCCCTTGGACTAA